The genomic stretch AGCTACAGTGGAGTCCATGGGGCATAACAACCCCGGCACCCCTCCAGCAATTAtccaaaacattcatttgagagtaaaaatgaaatgtttgttctAAATGTCCATTGCACTTAGCGGTTCAACTTTGCCCAAACATAAACTGTCTGTAGTtgcacataataataataagaaaaaccTGTCTGTATGAAGAATCTGGTGATTGAACATATAATACTGTCATAATCATAACCAAGAGGAATGAAAGccagagctgaaaaaaaaacaaggtccAGTTTAAAGTGGAACTTGCTTTACTTATCAGACACATTTCCATCATAAAAGATCATTCCTGCAAAAGCTCCATATCTAACACAGTATCTGTCTCTgatctttgtttctcctccttgTAGGACAGGAGTTCTCTGAGCATCCCTGCGTCCATGCGTCGGGGTTCTTCAGAGAACAACTTGGATCTGGATCTGAGTGATGGAAGTCCTGGTCCTGCTCTTGGCTTCGAGGTCCAGCGTAGTCGTTCTTGCTTGGACAACCTCCAGCAGAAGATACTGAaagtcacagagcagctgaagattGAGCAGACGGCGCGGGACGAGAACGTTGCAGAGTACCTGAAACTGGTAAACAATGCGGACAAGCAGCAAGTTGGGCGCATCAAGCAGGTGTTTGAGAAGAAGAACCAGAAGTCAGCTCAAAACATCGCCCAGATGCAAAAGAAGCTGGAGCAGTACCATCGAAAGATGAAGGACAATGAAGTCCACCACAGCCCATCACCTCATCCGCCCACTGTCAAACACAGCACCATACCCAGGGAGTCTCCCAGGCAGCTGCTGAGGGATATGACGGGCAGCGGCCGACACCCGACCATGGACAAGATCAAGACCATCGGACCAGGCgtttccctctcccctcctttcttcttcagcAAGCCCCGAGAATTCGCCAACCTTATAAGGAACAAGTTTGGCAGTGCTGACAACATCGCCCACCTCAAGACCTCTCTCGACGCTTCCTCGCCGCTGCCCACTGACAGTGCAGGAAAGGGGCTGAGTAGCAGCACCTCTATGGTGGGCAAGCCCAAGTATCCCAGTGATGATGAGTGCTCCTCAGGGAGTGCTTCCATTTCAGCAGACAGTAATGGGAACCCAGCGGGGGTAGGAGCATCAGCGGGGCAGAtgcagggtcagggtcagggcCAGCAGGCCGGCGAAGACGGCCAGAGCAGATTGGCCCTGAGcctggaggaggtgagtga from Chaetodon auriga isolate fChaAug3 chromosome 6, fChaAug3.hap1, whole genome shotgun sequence encodes the following:
- the LOC143322570 gene encoding transmembrane and coiled-coil domain protein 3-like; translation: MPSATVSVRSLSEVEKYLGSPMDRSSLSIPASMRRGSSENNLDLDLSDGSPGPALGFEVQRSRSCLDNLQQKILKVTEQLKIEQTARDENVAEYLKLVNNADKQQVGRIKQVFEKKNQKSAQNIAQMQKKLEQYHRKMKDNEVHHSPSPHPPTVKHSTIPRESPRQLLRDMTGSGRHPTMDKIKTIGPGVSLSPPFFFSKPREFANLIRNKFGSADNIAHLKTSLDASSPLPTDSAGKGLSSSTSMVGKPKYPSDDECSSGSASISADSNGNPAGVGASAGQMQGQGQGQQAGEDGQSRLALSLEEVSEIKEAQNQLEEDMEELKSQFKREYGIITQTLQEERYRYERLEDQLNDLTELHQHEMTNLKQELASIEERVAYQAHERARDIQEALESCQTRVSKLELQQQQQQQTVQLESRDARVLLGKSINIMLAIITVILVCVSTAAKFAAPLMRSRHHVVATFLGVCFLTIFWKNWERLQYAIDRLLVPA